The Actinoplanes sp. N902-109 genomic interval ACGGCTGGACCGCGGTGGACCTGAGCGGCCGGGCCACGCGCTGGGGCCGGCAGGCCGTCGGTCCCGCCGCGGCCCGGGTCGCCGCGTGCGGTGGGCTGCTGGCCTGCCGTCCGGTGGTGATCCCGGCCCGCGGGGTGCGGGTCTATCCGGAGACCGAGCCGTTCGCCGCGACCGAGGCGATGCCCGCGGCGGCCGGTCTGGTCGGCAACCACCGTTCCCGGCGTCCGGGCGAGGGCGGCGAGCTGGCCGGCGTGCGCCCGTTCGCGCCGGGTGACCGGCTGCGCCGGATCGACTGGCGGGTCTCTCTGCGCACCCGTGATCTGCACGTGGCGTCCACTTTGTCCGACCGTGACGCCGAGGTCCTGCTCCTGCTCGACGTGCTCGGCGAAGCCGGTGAATCCGGGGGCGTGAAGGGCAAGGCATCCGTTCTGGACACCACCGTACGGGCGGCAGCCGCCATCGCCGAGCACTACCTGCAGCGCGGTGACCGGGTGTCGCTGGCGGAATACGGCTCCTCGGCCCGGCGGCTGCGCCCCGCGACCGGCCGGCGGCAATACCTGACCGTGCTGGAATGGCTGCTCGACGTCCGGGCCGACAACAGTGAGCCCCACGAGCACGTCTTCGGCGCCCACAACGTCTCCTCGGACGCGCTCGTGGTCGTGCTGACCCCGCTGGTCGATCCGCGGGCGGCCGACATGCTCGCCGGGCTGGTCCAGTCGGGGCGCTACACGGTCGCCGTGGACACCCTGCCCGGCGATGCCACGCCGCCGGAACGCGGGGCGTGGACCCCGCTCGCCACCCGGCTGTGGCGGATGGAACGCGAGAACGTGCTCGGCCGGTTGCGCGAGCACGGCGTACCGGTCGTGGAGTGGGCCGGTGCGGGCAGTCTCGACCTGGTGCTGCGGGACGTGGCGCGGCTCGCCTCCGCACCCCGGGGGCGCTGACATGGCCGGAGGCATCTCAGGGCGGGCCGCCCGGGCCCGGCGGGTGGTCCAGCGGGCGACAATTCTTCCGCTTCTTGTCCGTACGGCGATCGGGTTGGCGTTCTTCCTGGCCATGACCGTCGCGTGGCCGGCGTCGCTGGTGGTCAGCCGCTGGCTCGCGCTGCTGGCGGTGGTGGCGATCTATCCGGCGGTCGCACCACGCGGCCGTGGTGTCACCGCCACGGTCCTCGTTGTCGTGGCCGGTTGGATTCTCGACACCACGTGGTACGACGCGCGCATCGCGCTGTGGCGGGTGCTCGCCATCGCGACGCTGACCTATGCCGGGCACACGCTTGCCGCCCTCGCGGCGGTGCTGCCCTATGACGCTGAGGTCGCCGTCGATGTCATAGGGTCGTGGATCGGCCG includes:
- a CDS encoding DUF58 domain-containing protein, whose product is MLRAAVPPVPEAAAVPGWAPPVWVPTRALGRTVLLTGLLLVLGVALGRVDLVLLAAPFAIGAAVGLRRMPRSAPELSIEADEEHIVEGGDVQAALTVANPDVINYDLVVVRTRTSPWLRLEDADRPHAIAVAPDGWTAVDLSGRATRWGRQAVGPAAARVAACGGLLACRPVVIPARGVRVYPETEPFAATEAMPAAAGLVGNHRSRRPGEGGELAGVRPFAPGDRLRRIDWRVSLRTRDLHVASTLSDRDAEVLLLLDVLGEAGESGGVKGKASVLDTTVRAAAAIAEHYLQRGDRVSLAEYGSSARRLRPATGRRQYLTVLEWLLDVRADNSEPHEHVFGAHNVSSDALVVVLTPLVDPRAADMLAGLVQSGRYTVAVDTLPGDATPPERGAWTPLATRLWRMERENVLGRLREHGVPVVEWAGAGSLDLVLRDVARLASAPRGR